The following are encoded together in the Anopheles nili chromosome 3, idAnoNiliSN_F5_01, whole genome shotgun sequence genome:
- the LOC128725613 gene encoding AF4/FMR2 family member lilli → MNKSLYPRHDDEHERMERRERDKQARAQLQAEREPEPAAPLFAAPVKVQSPSDIDMHILQKLGSFEAAMKHILEPSTSHHVIGIAPSPSTPLRPTSTMPSLVAGSHHRSLPPKTISNSSSTISNSNANFVKPADNRSIYNGRPSSSSSSASVGRSNVPGHYSSSSGSFNKHEVHGLSSKGPPSIPTSLMNGRASSGGIGSSSSGGAGGTGPSAGGDKLPSQMPNGRLPQVANAKMPRVNSSDISTPLKQGSNVEKILNEMKTNIMTPLTEIGATPRKELESKFNFNNPNANQRHVYASLPGMLGSLKPMSAPSSVGAGVGAAKSSLSGLAMLPLGPNIEDDNHNNGSDSDDGRDAESKKRNSSDTSSNDSADESSSEDSNIGNKVGGNLAPAGGPIGAELSATASGPSATGSVAPGGTGVTGTGGASGSNSPVRRPMDWSLLNFFQPPSNNSSSSSSNQQVPTSESAPHGATGDRTGAHHHHQHHPNLAHHAHEENSVASPLRPLRLSGVSEGLISSPIGDGRSASGTSIKNEPLPPLDDDHLSNASSTASNGELGSTTGGVSLSGGNATLSTSSSYVKQEPYPSENSASSPPGIKSELKDDGADRLSLSSPAKSPELQQQYGSHHQQQHLFNDNAVEQEDVISALQEAKEFSLIKPISGMSDSESDDVDAVGEDREQQHRVNLHHVNARLSHQQDGDSVATGNGVTAANAKKKKRKRKLIAGSGNEREPRDSSTSSSEDDRYGVTRRSRSQSFEKDKTHLKARGRVRKGHGNSNTHGGGGTTSAASSARYSDADSVASGSGRRSSKTSSHGSTPTKKIGASGMTSIAYPGIGDVGTAGIMSPPISIPSVDGIIPSKKPASRKSRSSKVRSHPTVLSTESSSSGSGSSSNEEAAGASSAESADSDFANESAIPVPTEIDPVVPMVKTKKQKAKKKAEKAAACSSNVLPNKGGAAGVSTGGEMPIKNGPSGGGSSRSSNNYHPHNLSSDSNDERPSIISPPFPSNGGRTTEASSSAVHSKKGRKQSTASISQTSVDEEEPRVPTGTNGNKNADDDDDDDDDRSDSNSDSDSDAPAKKEKKQNKNKKAALFARVFITTSTASGGKGKGGKGKGGKGKGQVYIDHVDELHMAKSNGSTGTPNASNLAAEQRRSAQQHLTVPGLVGTPPRSASSTTGDGRPSSRGTTVAAVSPSLEKVIYPAQTSGALCNNNYSLFCRIDLSRLLKIPPPPSQNRTLLGLRPHDNLSAHRSASSGRQKSKSPYDQLHGSGKRRRNSAGQQEQQQQQDRSGSSVHSSSSTPRLLDERPLYGVPAAGRLLLDEPSLALENGGVVMTGRHRSNSNNSDHSVAAQKARDYRAGLDGVYGNNSPSMLHRHHQLGAYSNHHHHLASQHQDPSAKGIASGKYEEKLLTKTEKLSYGEQRLKEDKTSSLLYGGNTGVGGKYPNYSGVIKQEGIPATGQSLIKQECNRDELLADSKQISKIVGTTTSNGTASELESASGGTGRMRKRSISSGSNNTFKEKRRKKDKSSANAQTDQMDQLPPTNHDRLDDSQSVTGIPAASTIDRTSLGQQHPVALHHNSTLHHSQQNLVASGATVGPSGAILSDGGAGLPIEVPVQIKKVYVSYFERDDEVPEIRDQSRFLSEAKRLKHAADREGDHLAQAMLYLEAVLFFLLTGDTMERDPITEKAAFTMYKDTLCLIKFISSKFRSQLQNQTVQGSIHTKVAILSLRCQSLIYLKLYKMRRLDMKETGKTIGEFNHKTSTVPAELANGNTPSPLSPTSVGSQSSGYSSGQNNQVGSMAPMNSSPAQCIIMPINVHAAYQKQTTLFTHLSTCLDLWEQADSLVSRGNHIEFFIDLDHENGPMTLHSSLYNVVKYVQAGIQKLRRM, encoded by the exons cAAAGTCCATCCGACATTGACATGCACATCCTACAGAAGCTCGGTAGCTTCGAGGCAGCCATGAAGCACATCCTGGAACCGTCCACGTCGCATCATGTGATCGGTATCGCACCCAGCCCGTCGACACCCTTGCGCCCTACTAGCACGATGCCCAGCCTGGTCGCCGGCAGCCACCATCGGTCGCTTCCACCAAAAACCATTAGCAATAGTAGTAGTACCATTAGCAATAGTAATGCCAACTTCGTCAAGCCGGCCGACAATCGGTCCATCTACAATGGGCGACCATCGTCTTCGTCATCCTCGGCGAGTGTGGGACGGAGCAACGTACCGGGACACTATTCGTCCTCGTCCGGCTCGTTCAACAAACATGAG GTGCATGGACTCTCATCGAAAGGACCACCCTCCATTCCGACCTCGTTGATGAACGGCCGGGCGTCGTCGGGCGGAATTGGGAGTAGCAGTAGCGGAGGCGCTGGCGGCACCGGACCATCCGCCGGCGGTGATAAGTTACCCTCGCAAATGCCTAACGGCCGACTGCCCCAGGTTGCAAACGCAAAAATGCCTAGAGTa aACTCAAGTGATATTTCAACTCCGCTCAAACAGGGCAGCAACGTGGAGAAGATACTGAACGAGATGAAGACCAACATTATGACGCCGCTGACGGAGATCGGGGCCACGCCACGCAAGGAGCTGGAATCCAAGTTCAACTTCAACAACCCGAACGCGAACCAACGGCACGTTTATGCCTCCCTGCCGGGTATGCTGGGGTCACTGAAGCCCATGTCGGCCCCGAGTAGCGTTGGTGCGGGCGTGGGTGCTGCGAAATCGTCCC TTTCCGGGTTGGCGATGCTTCCGCTAGG CCCGAACATTGAGGATGACAATCACAACAATGGCTCGGACAGTGACGATGGCAGGGACGCTGAGTCCAAGAAACGCAATTCTAGTGATACCTCATCGAACGACAGCGCAGACGAATCGTCGAGCGAGGATTCCAACATCGGCAACAAGGTGGGAGGAAACCTTGCCCCGGCCGGAGGTCCAATTGGTGCAGAACTGAGTGCAACCGCCAGCGGACCTAGTGCAACTGGCAGCGTGGCACCCGGTGGAACTGGCGTGACCGGTACTGGCGGTGCCAGCGGTAGTAACAGTCCCGTGAGACGACCCATGGATTGGTCGTTGCTAAACTTCTTCCAACCacccagcaacaacagcagcagcagcagcagtaatcAACAAGTGCCAACAAGTGAAAGTGCCCCTCATGGCGCGACCGGAGACCGAACCGGAgcgcatcatcaccaccagcatcaTCCCAATCTGGCGCATCATGCGCATGAAGAGAACTCGGTGGCGTCACCGTTGCGGCCACTTCGATTAAGTGGCGTTAGCGAGGGTCTGATTTCTTCCCCCATCGGGGATGGGCGGTCCGCGTCGGGGACATCAATAAAAAACGAACCTCTACCGCCGCTGGATGACGATCACCTGTCGAATGCGAGCAGTACCGCGAGCAACGGCGAGTTGGGTTCGACCACCGGTGGAGTATCTTTATCCGGTGGCAACGCCACCCTATCGACGTCATCTTCGTACGTGAAACAGGAACCGTACCCCAGCGAAAACAGTGCCTCATCACCACCCGGTATCAAGAGTGAGCTGAAGGATGACGGCGCAGACCGGTTGTCGCTCTCCAGTCCGGCGAAAAGCCCGGAACTGCAGCAACAATACGGGagccatcaccagcagcagcacctgtTTAATGATAACGCCGTCGAACAGGAGGATGTGATAAGTGCCCTACAGGAAGCCAAAGAGTTCAGTCTGATCAAGCCCATCTCGGGCATGTCGGATTCCGAGTCCGACGATGTCGACGCAGTTGGAGAAGACCgcgagcagcagcaccgtGTGAACTTGCATCACGTGAACGCGCGTCTTTCGCACCAGCAGGATGGCGATTCGGTGGCCACCGGGAACGGTGTGACGGCCGCTaacgcaaagaagaagaaacggaAACGTAAGCTCATTGCCGGTTCTGGAAACGAGCGTGAACCGCGGGACAGCTCGACAAGCAGTAGCGAGGACGACCGGTACGGCGTAACGCGAAGAAGTCGATCGCAATCGTTCGAGAAGGACAAAACGCACCTGAAAGCGAGGGGTCGAGTGCGCAAAGGACACGGAAACAGTAATActcacggtggtggtggtacgaCGAGCGCCGCGTCCAGTGCACGCTACTCCGACGCGGATTCGGTTGCGAGTGGCAGTGGACGTCGATCGAGCAAAACGTCTTCACATGGGTCTACTCCGACGAAGAAGATTGGTGCTTCCGGTATGACCTCCATTGCGTACCCGGGGATAGGTGATGTTGGAACGGCAGGCATTATGAGCCCACCGATAAGTATACCTTCCGTGGATGGGATCATACCGTCGAAGAAGCCGGCATCGCGCAAGTCGCGCTCGTCGAAGGTGCGTAGCCACCCAACTGTACTCTCGACGGAGAGTAGCTCATCTGGGTCTGGTTCGTCCTCGAACGAGGAAGCGGCAGGAGCCTCTTCGGCGGAATCGGCAGATTCGGATTTTGCTAACGAAAGCGCTATTCCCGTGCCGACCGAGATCGATCCCGTGGTTCCGATGGTAAagacaaagaagcaaaaggcgaagaaaaaggcTGAAAAAGCGGCAGCATGTTCGAGTAACGTGTTGCCAAACAAAGGTGGTGCTGCCGGAGTGTCGACTGGTGGCGAAATGCCAATCAAAAACGGACCCAGCGGTGGGGGTAGCAGTCGGAGCAGTAACAACTATCACCCGCACAATCTGTCCTCCGACAGCAACGATGA AAGACCTTCCATAATTTCACCTCCATTTCCAAGTAATGGTGGTAGGACGACGGAAGCATCGTCGTCGGCTGTTCACTCCAAGAAAGGTCGTAAACAATCCACTGCGTCCATTAGCCAGACCTCTGTCGACGAGGAAGAACCCCGGGTTCCCACCGGCAccaacggaaacaaaaacgccgatgatgacgacgatgacgatgacgatcggTCGGATAGTAACAGCGACAGTGATAGTGATGCCCCTGCCAAAAAGGAGAAG AAGCAGAATAAAAACAAGAAAGCGGCCCTCTTTGCACGGGTGTTTATAACCACGTCCACCGCAAGCGGCGGCAAGGGAAAAGGCGGAAAGGGAAAGGGTGGTAAAGGTAAGGGTCAAGTGTATATTGATCACGTGGACGAGCTGCATATGGCAAAAAGTAACGGCTCAACGGGGACCCCGAATGCCAGTAATCTGGCCGCAGAGCAACGACGATCCGCGCAACAACATCTCACTGTGCCGGGGCTCGTGGGTACGCCTCCTAGGTCAGCTTCTTCGACCACGGGAGATGGTCGGCCAAGTAGCAGAGGCACGACCGTAGCGGCCGTGTCTCCGTCGCTGGAAAAAGTGATCTACCCTGCCCAAACCAGTGGTGCCTTATGTAACAACAATTATTCGCTCTTCTGTCGGATCGACTTGAGTCGATTGTTGAAgattccaccgccaccatcgcAGAACCGTACGCTGCTGGGGCTGCGACCGCACGACAACTTAAGCGCCCACCGTAGTGCCTCGTCCGGGCGTCAGAAGAGCAAAAGTCCGTACGATCAGCTGCATGGCAGTGGCAAACGGCGTCGAAACTCGGCTgggcagcaggagcagcaacagcagcaagatCGAAGTGGTAGCTCGGTGCACAGCTCTTCCTCGACACCGAGGTTGTTGGACGAAAGGCCGCTGTACGGTGTGCCCGCTGCCGGTCGGCTCCTTTTGGATGAACCATCATTGGCTCTGGAAAATGGAGGTGTTGTAATGACCGGTCGACATCGCAGCAATTCTAACAACAGTGATCACAGTGTCGCAGCTCAGAAGGCACGTGACTACCGCGCTGGGCTGGATGGAGTGTACGGAAACAATTCTCCTTCGATGTTACATCGACACCATCAGCTTGGTGCGTATTCgaatcatcaccaccatcttGCCAGCCAACATCAGGATCCCAGTGCAAAGGGCATCGCGAGCGGGAAATATGAAGAAAAACTGCTgacgaaaacggaaaagctCAGCTACGGCGAGCAGCGGCTTAAAGAGGACAAGACTTCTTCTTTACTGTATGGTGGCAATACCGGGGTTGGCGGAAAATATCCCAACTACAGCGGTGTAATCAAGCAGGAAGGCATTCCGGCGACGGGACAGTCGCTTATCAAGCAAGAGTGCAATAGGGACGAGTTGCTAGCAGACAGTAAGCAGATTAGCAAGATCGTGGGAACCACGACATCGAATGGAACGGCAAGCGAGCTAGAATCGGCTTCAGGTGGAACGGGACGAATGCGCAAACGCTCCATCAGCtccggcagcaacaacacgttTAAAGAGAAACGCCGGAAAAAAGACAAATCATCCGCAAACGCACAG ACTGACCAAATGGATCAACTTCCTCCAACAAACCATGATCGGTTAGACGACAGTCAATCGGTCACTGGAATACCGGCTGCATCCACCATTGACAGAACTTCCCTCGGACAGCAGCACCCGGTTGCATTGCACCATAACAGCACGTTACACCATAGCCAGCAGAATCTGGTAGCATCGGGAGCCACAGTTGGGCCAAGTGGTGCAATACTCTCGGACGGTGGTGCTGGTCTACCTATTGAGGTACCGGTGCAAATCAAGAAGGTGTACGTGTCGTACTTTGAGCGCGACGATGAAGTGCCAGAGATCCGCGACCAGAGTCGGTTTCTATCGGAAGCCAAACGGTTGAAGCACGCCGCCGACCGGGAGGGTGACCATCTGGCACAAGCAATGCTGTACCTGGAAGCCGTTCTGTTTTTCCTGCTCACGGGCGACACGATGGAACGGGATCCGATCACCGAAAAAGCTGCCTTCACGATGTACAAAGATACGCTTTGTTTGATTAA GTTCATTTCATCCAAATTTCGTAGTCAGCTGCAGAACCAAACGGTTCAGGGAAGTATCCACACGAAGGTGGCCATTCTGAG TTTGCGCTGTCAGTCGTTGATTTATTTGAAACTGTACAAAATGCGCCGTCTGGATATGAAGGAAACCGGCAAGACGATCGGCGAGTTCAATCACAAAACCAGCACGGTGCCTGCAGAGCTGGCCAATGGAAATACTCCGTCGCCGCTTTCGCCGACATCGGTTGGATCACAG AGTTCCGGTTATAGTTCCGGACAAAACAATCAGGTCGGGTCGATGGCTCCTATGAATTCGTCTCCTGCCCAATGCATTATCATGCCTATTAAT GTCCATGCCGCGTACCAAAAGCAAACTACTTTGTTTACCCATCTTTCCACTTGTCTCGATCTTTGGGAACAAGCGGACAGCTTAGTGTCACGGGGGAACCACATCG AATTTTTCATCGACCTAGATCACGAAAACGGTCCAATGACGTTGCATAGTTCACTGTACAACGTCGTAAAGTATGTGCAAGCTGGTATTCAGAAGCTTCGACGCATGTAA